A region of the Montipora foliosa isolate CH-2021 chromosome 8, ASM3666993v2, whole genome shotgun sequence genome:
TCAAGAACATCCATTAGACGAAGTTCCCTATTAAAAAacatgcaataataataataataataataataataacaataataataataataataataataataataataataataaaaataaaaaaaagaattgaagaTACCTGTCAACTTAGCAATCGGGTCCTCAGGGTTTTAAAGACAACAAGACTTCGTGTTTGCTTCATACACAACGAACTAAGTTGAAACAAGTTCAGCGAATGCTATCGAGCTTTGCATATTGCAACGATTGTAGGTTAGAAGTTCGACGGCTTTTATTCGCTGAGATTTTGTCGCTCGCTCAACTCTCGGTGCAGAAAAGCTCTGGGAAGGAGATCGAGATTACTACACGTGTGGCAATTTTGATTGGTGAGATCACAGGGTCCCAAGCTGAGATCACGGCATAGTAAATGTTGATTGTCGCGACGATAAGAAGAAGTATCAAAAAGAACACCTGAAGACCCTTTTACTATACCTACGATTTTTCATaatgaatatttttttcacgATCCTCAAGATCTTCAAGTGTGTATCCTCGGGGTATATCCTCTATGTGATTTGTTTTCCTCATTTGTTCAAGGAATTCCGTCACCAAAAGACGACACACTGAAAAGAGAAGGACACATTAGTGTGTGGTACAAAGAACTGGGATTCAACCACTGTTGATAAGTCAgcgaaaaaacattttttttctgttacttGCCTTGGCATTTAGTTGGCCGTATACTCGCTGTCTCGTGAAACTTTGTAATGTAAgggttctttttctttgttttcgagtCCGATCCGACGGTGATTGTCTCGATTTCACAAGTAATTAGCGGTAAAATGACTAAGAAATATGCACTAAAAAGAGGTATAAATATCCTCGCTGAATTCATGGTTGAATGGCAGTTATTTCGTTTTacaaaaaaagtagaaaaggaGTTAGATAAGTCAAGAGAAGAAGGCAATAGTATTATTTGttactttctgattggttaacagaaTCGAGATCCTGGGACGCAGCGACAGCtaagcaaataattatttcGGTATTTGTAATAATACAAATGCATTCAGACAATCTGCATTTCCGCGAATAAGACAACTCAGAAGTAATTTAAGAATGAAAGATGAAAACTTGCCAAGAGTTTAAAGCCTTTGTATGAAGAAAATTGTCGGCACATGCAACCGTATATCCGAAAGAGTTGCTCACACCGGTGGGGAAATAAAGTACAGAGGCgaaattttttggatttttactTTGTAGTGCTCAACTCACTGCGGAAACATAATGACAATTTTCTTAATCATGAAAATGGTttgaataaatatatatttcacaAAATCACACTTGTGTGTCTCCTTGATTTCCCTGGTCATAACAATCTAAGCTGAAACTTAAGAACGATTCAGATTTTTTAGTTTATTCAGCTTCCAATGCAGCTGCCCTAGTTACACTCTTAATAAGGTCATATAAAAGCCAAATGCCTATTGCAGTTTAATTtataaacattaaattttattcaatgaaatgaagTTTCCGACTTATCCAAGGGATAACGTGTTTGGCGAAAAAGATAAGGAGGCCGAAGTCATTTTGTCGTTTGGTAACTATTATACTGTTGTAACTTGGAGGAGTCGCCTTGATTAAACAAGGTGTTGTACATGAATAAGTTTGCCACGACGTTTAATAATTGACCAAAAATCTACTTATTATGTCAGAGGCGGTCACTGTTTTACGAGTTTTCAATACAACTCTGTGACACGTGGAGATCAGTCGAGGTTTCACTCGGTTCGTTTATTGGACAGCGTCCTTCAGATTCTCTGGTTACAGTTTCATTTTCGAGTATTGTTACCAACGGAAGCATTGCTACGATTTTCTGCAAAagcttcactttttttttcatctagAATGCTTCTTGTCACATGCGGTTTCGTTCTAGTGTTATCTTTTAATATTGTACTATCCAATGAATTCATGCTTGACGAGGAGTTTGTAGTCATTGATGGTATCAGAGTGAGAGCAGATTCGATAAGAGACAACAAAACGAATGATAGCAACAACAAATTGGGAAAGGAGTCGCGGCAAACGGAAAGAGACGATGTTAttgaggaagaagaaaaagaagaagaagaagatgacgAGGAGGAaattgattatgatgatgaggatgaagaTTTAGAATCTACGAAACATCTTCCAACAAAATGTCACGGTAAAGTACAAGTCCATTGAATGAGAAATTAGGAgcttatttttagatttttcaaGTCTGAATTCTGGCCAGGAAAGTGAGGGAACCGAGGGGGTTGGGGTGGGGAAGGTAAATCAACCGAATCCGCATAGAATCAAATTTTGAATCACGGTAAGAATTCAATTAACCTCAAACATCATGCATGAGACAACTTCAAAGAACAAGCCTGTGTACATGCGCCTCCTCCCCTGGGAAAAATCGGCGAGATTTTTTGCAGGGGAGAAGGCGGATGTACACAGGCTACAAAGACCTGATTTCTTTAAAATGCGCTGTATATCATTAGTAGCCTTCATTTTCTTAGTTTGTAGGCTTCTGGCAGTGGAGGTCGAGAATAAACTTACGACGGTTGGAAGAATACGAAAAAAACGGGAAAACAAGAGTCCAATTTATTACAAAGAGTAAGTGGCGTTTTATGGCTGAAGGTCTCAACCAATTGTAACTAGCTTCACGTTTTCAGTCCTGAAATAGGcaagaacccccccccccccttcctctcccaaaagaaaaaaagaacacataACACCAAACGTTTTCCCGCTCGTGCTTATGAGGGATTTATACTCGTTTCCAGTCTATCACCAAATCACTTTACATTGAAACACCTTTTCGTTTAAGACCCAAGTCTCTCACTTACTGTTCTTTCATGATGTTAGGGAGATAGTCATGCTGAAAGTGACGGAAGACCTCTGTAATGTTATGACCAAGTATAACATAAGAGCAAAGCATCCTTTCAGATACAAGAGAGGAGGTAAAAGTtctttttatttaaacaaatttaccCCAAGATCGCAGAGGTTCAGTTGGAGGTTTCTAACAGAATTCAAAATCATACTCCCTGGCCCTTCCTTCTGCAACTGGACAGTCTTGTTACCCAATGTTAAGTTACACTGTTTCATTTTAAACTttcaaattaatgcaaattgcCTGAAAGTTTAAACATTTCTACCTCGTTACTCGCGCCGGAAGGCCACGAGTAAAAAGAAGGTTAGGATCGCTGTTTTCATTTCCTCAGAGTTTGCACGATTTTGCTACCAATGAGACTTGGCCCAGGGCGCAAGACATAATTTACATAAATAAGCGCCATATTCAAAATTAATCAGCCCAAGGGAAAGGCTTCCTCTAGCCTCTCAGTGAGACCGAGTACAGCCTCTTATCCTCCGTCCAGAGGAAGAGAACAGGCACGCAGGCCACCCTTTTAGTGCCATTGCATTTCCTTGATCATTCGTTAAAATGCAAGGTTGTAAAATGTCATTCACTTCTTCAAAAAACAAGTTCTTATGTTGCATATAGTTAAAAGCCAATACCGACGACAGATTGAAGAAATGACGAAGAATTCTCGCATCCAGAAGTGGATGTTTGCGACACCCGAACAAGACATTGATGACCCGACTGGAGAAATAAGACGACTGAAAAAACAGGTAACTGAAGGAGGACTACCATTCTTTTCAGCTTTGCACTTGCAATGGAATCTCGAGAAAAGTAACACGGTCATATGTATGGTACTTTTGAGTTGTAAAAAGTctattttacaaaagaaaatatcgACTCGGTAAAATGTTGTCTTTTATCTTAAGAGAATAAAATCAGATgttcccttttttttaaatagtatGAAAAAGAATGCCTTTTTTGCAAGTGGGAAATAACGTTATCTATATACTCTATAGTGGGATAAAGAATTGCTAGTAACATGATAATCTCGTACATGCATTAACCCTACGAGAGGTTCTCTTTCTGCCATATGCCAAATTTGGATATCATGCTTTTCTTCCAGTGTCATGACATGCTGGTGGATACACAGCGGTCTCTCATTCATTGGTTCATGAAAGCACAATCACGTGACCTAACCAAGTGGCTTTGCGCCAAAAGAGTGTTAGTGGATGACAATCAAGGTTTGAGTTATTcgagcaaaataaaaatgatcGTTGTTTTCCTGGGATATCTTAGAATGTGTCATCAGAAGTGTATACGCGTGACGACacatttaaatttgcaagacatgtttcggtcgtgcaacgaccatcttcagttgaaagtagaattaatttgaagttacatttgaatttataatatgctaaacaaagataaataacaacgtgaaataaattgggaatctaacaaaatagccaaaggtaacaaaaaagagtgtacaatggaacatgttgattagaacgagagagttaaattaacgtgatataattgcttatttaaagaaggttgctcccaggaaatatgtaaggcctcttttatcttgacctggaattttgtggtcgcacggtctataacttcaaaacattccgcagagcaggagttacggcatgcctcggattgttgaaggtgtttaaagatatgtgaggtcctgtccctgtttaagtgttcgcgaatgcgtgtcgagaggtgtcggctggtttcgccgacatagcaagaattacagcttgcacaggtaaacttgtagacaacattcgaacagagttcaacaggcacagggtccttcacactaaacatgttacggatcttgaaggaagaaaaggctagcttaacatcaagattgttacaataacgtttaagtaatttacgtaatctgttttgtgctacaatagagaagggcccaacataaggtaatttgaaaaaatgtgtaggATTAGAGGGAGGACTAGTAGGTGTGTTCGAAAGGGTCTGAGTTTTTGTAATATACTGCTTAATGACTCTCTCAACGATGTGACTGGGGAAAAGGTTTTTACGTaagattaataacaatttcttgatatcctcacttaaacagggacaggacctcacatatctttaaacaccttcaacaatccgaggcatgccgtaactcctgctctgcggaatgttttgaagttatagaccgtgcgaccacaaaattccaggtcaagataaaagaggccttacatatttcctaggagcaaccttctttaaataagcaattatatcacgttaatttaactctctcgttctaatcaacatgttccattgtacactcttttttgttacctttggctactttgttagattcccaatttatttcacgttgttatttatctttgtttagcatattataaattcaaatgtaacttcaaattaattctactttcaactgaagatggtcgttgcacgaccgaaacatgtcttgcaaatttaaatgtgtcgtcacttttataaaaattgttgttagtctgcttctttccagatcTTTTGGAAGTGTatacgcgaaaaaaaaaactgagagaaGGCAAACATGCTACTTTATGTGATGGAGAATATATGAAACATTTCATGCATTTTCTATCACACATTCTCTTATTACGGGGTATAATACAAACTTGTCAGTGACCATAGCAACCTTATGTGATGTGACAAGTGATGAGAAAAATTATTCAAGAGCTATACTACGAGTCATTAATCACAGTCGCTTTgagtaaaattaatttctttatgGTTTACCCTGCTTCACAGTGATTAAACAGGCCATTTTTGTTCATTACAGACTGTCTTAAAGTCGATATGCCAAAAACCAACAGAGTTCCTGCACTGCGATATAAGGAAACCAAACCGGAAGGTGATGATGCAAAAAATACTGCAACAAAGCACGAAGAACTGTAAAACAAGCGTGATAAAATGGATATGAATCAAATACTACACAACCGGCTGGCCTCTTTATTGTAAATGGTATCGCAAAGTCGTATAGACTCCTCtctcataatggcggccaaataaaatgtacttctgttttaatgctcaTAAGCCTTTCTAGCTTCGCCAatacgagcaaatttcaaaagaatatttttttcaaaatgagggcagtaggtctaattaaataaatacaaaagaatgtagaGGAGGTCGACATTTATGAAAGCGGTCTATAGACTCCGAAAAAGGTTGAATAAAAAAAGTGCCCTACATCGAAACATTTACATTAAGTCGACAAGTTTAACAAGTGAGAAATCAAAAATACTCTTCTGTGTgtgaaaaatattataaaaattgATTAAGAATGTTCAGTCTGGTCAACTGTTTCTAAGGTTGTAAGCAAGTGATATAAACGTCTAAGCTCCTGAAGTTCCCGCGGGGTTCCCTGCTCAAGAATGCGTCCACGGTATAAAAGGATTATCTGGTCCGCGGTCTCAACTGTTCGTCGACGTCGCGTAAATATAAGACAAGTTTTGTTTCTGCAGAGTATTGAGGTTGCATCGTTTACAGCctacacagaaaaaaaaaattgagtttcGTAAGTTTAATGTTTGCCCAACATCTAATGCAAAGGACTCTATCGGGAGCAAATTAGTTTGTTTTCCGTGGAAGGagaacaattgtttttttttgcctctacaggaaaattgttaaaaaatacAAGTCCATCCTTGTAGAGAAATGAAAGCCTTATTATATCTATGCTTCCTTTAATATCTATTAACGTAAGTAAACAAAATTGCCTTTATGAGTGGTAACCTCTGACTTAGCCTTACATTTTTATTTATGAACAAGTGGAAAGCTGATTGACTAATCTAGGGACGGATAGGCTAAACGTACTGCTGACGAGTAAATAACGGAAAAAGTGACTGACCATTTTCTCCTGTCCGTTTCTCTTTCTGTCTGTTTGTGTTTCCTCACCAACAAATGCAAAATGTGTTATAGTAATGACAGTACTGTACTAACCTTTTCCGCTTCCTGTTCTAACTCCTCGAGCACGATAATTGGCGATCTTCTGATAATAGCTCGTGCTATAACAATCCTTAGTTTTTGACTCTCGGATAACACGACCTCGTCTTCACCAGGAACTGTATCATAACCCTTGAGAAACGCAAGACGTTCGTTTTAAGAAAGATATTATCCAAGTGATTTTTACAAGTCGAGCTGGACGTCAGATAGGACGGGACGGAGTAGATAGGTCAGAAGTCGACAAGAAAACAGCTCTCAAACGAAGCGTGCTTCTCAAAACGATGCACCTTTATCTGACACAGCATTTTTTTCGTTCCTTTGCATTTTTACCATTGACTTCTTACCTTCGAAAGCTGCATAATAAAATCATGCGCATAAGCGGAATATGCAGCATCCACTATTTCCTGCCTCGTTACCGCGCAAGCTCCATTATCGTTTCCATAAGAAATGTTATCAGCAATACTGTAATGCGGCATGAAACAGCGATGGGACACCACAGCAAACTGGGATCGTAGCCAGGATAGGTCCAGGACACGAAGGTCTGATCTATCTAAGAACTACAAAAAGCACAcagaagagagagagagttagAGAAACAGTAAACGGCAGGAAAATTCTTTTATTGGAACATTTTTATCTCTTTTTGAGACATTGTTCTATGTCCGCAGATAACAGGGAAGACATAAGCCAAAATGTAAACAAGTTTCTtcgatttttggcaaaacgaaaATTTTCTGCCTGACTCTCGTCATTTCACGTGCTTTGTCCTATTTATTAACCAAAACAAGTTACTACTTTTGCTTTAGTGATAGTAAATGTTTTGTAAAGAGACCTACAAAAATCGTTTGAAATCAGTAAAGTATATTGATCAAATCAATACGCACCAGGGCTCCTTTGGCAGGGTCATAAAATCGCTCCACTAGAAGTTCAAGTGGATTTAATTTGTCATCGTCCAACTGAACAATCGCTAACGTCTGTCCTCCGCTGACCTTTATGTTTAGTTGGCTCAGTAACGGAGGGCCCTTATGGAAGGGGTCTGGCAGCTCCACGTGTTCAAAATCTAAAGCTCCCTTCACCTCACCCTTTGAAGACAATTCAATTGAGTTAAATTGAGCTCCCAATGAAACGGCCAGAGCAAtaactttaaggacggtgcctaataattcaaaggtattt
Encoded here:
- the LOC138013161 gene encoding protein canopy 4-like → MLLVTCGFVLVLSFNIVLSNEFMLDEEFVVIDGIRVRADSIRDNKTNDSNNKLGKESRQTERDDVIEEEEKEEEEDDEEEIDYDDEDEDLESTKHLPTKCHVCRLLAVEVENKLTTVGRIRKKRENKSPIYYKEEIVMLKVTEDLCNVMTKYNIRAKHPFRYKRGVKSQYRRQIEEMTKNSRIQKWMFATPEQDIDDPTGEIRRLKKQCHDMLVDTQRSLIHWFMKAQSRDLTKWLCAKRVLVDDNQDCLKVDMPKTNRVPALRYKETKPEGDDAKNTATKHEEL
- the LOC138013160 gene encoding ATP-dependent translocase ABCB1-like, translating into MALYNGWKMTLVVLAGLPVIALANRIQQNDTDATVEPEGVEALMKTSFKKMETISSLGLENRFAKQYKEAIFEKYKNALKKILASGFAFALGQAMVFFIYAGALRFGCYLISIEDMTPIQVLGVLMTILFGSYVTSSTRAPTHASEDTGDSLNRLFDDQATDIKDHIGDKMGEVKGALDFEHVELPDPFHKGPPLLSQLNIKVSGGQTLAIVQLDDDKLNPLELLVERFYDPAKGALFLDRSDLRVLDLSWLRSQFAVVSHRCFMPHYSIADNISYGNDNGACAVTRQEIVDAAYSAYAHDFIMQLSKGYDTVPGEDEVVLSESQKLRIVIARAIIRRSPIIVLEELEQEAEKAVNDATSILCRNKTCLIFTRRRRTVETADQIILLYRGRILEQGTPRELQELRRLYHLLTTLETVDQTEHS